From the Phreatobacter oligotrophus genome, the window ATCTGAGTCTTTTTCGGCTGGACTTGAGTCCAAAGCGAGCAAGCACGCTGTCAGATTAATCCGGCCCTCCTAGGCGGCGGTGCGGGCTGCGGGCGCTTCGGCGTTGTCGTTGGCCGCCCTATCCCGAAGGCTTTCCAATGCCTTGATGTACGGGATCAGACGATCGGGGTTCGCAAGACGGGCCCACCGCGCAACCTCGCCCAGATCAGGCTCCGATTGCAGCTTTCGCACAATCGCTGAACCTCGCAGTTGGCGAGGTGTCATCGCGGAGAATCCAATTTGGCCAAGTTCTTTGGCAAGAAGCCTTCGAACGGTAATCCGAGCAGGAGTGTCAGCGCGTTGGGTCGGGAGATAGGCCAACGGAAGCTCGGCCGGAATGTCTGGCGTGAGCCCAATGAATCGTTTGATACGCCATGCTGTGGGGCCCGAAGAAAACGCGGTGCAGGCTTCCGCACGGGTCAGTGAACGCAGCTCATCGAGAGTAAGTCCTTCGATCCCGGCGAGCGACACAAGCGCCGTAGCTAGGCTTGTGCTACAACAGTCTGGGGTCGCATCCAGACGGCTGAGAGCCGCGTCGACCAAGCTCGGACTGGTCAGGACGGGCTCCTCATCCCGAGCGATCGGCTCGATGAGCCCTGTCACCGCGTTGAACGCAATAAGCGATTCATGGCTCATGAACCTCAGGAGCCAATTCACGGATAACACCGCCCTTGCCGCGGTTGCTTTGGCTTGTGTGTTCAACAACGTGGCCGAGAACCCGTCGATGGTGGTCCGGTCGATCTCGTATGGCTCTAGCCCCTGCTTCGCAACGAAGGTCAGGAATTTTTCCGCGTCGCCCCCGTAAGCCGCGATTGTGTAGATGCCCATTTCTGTCTGCTGGAGCAGGTAGGCCATAAAGCGACGCGCCAGCTTGGAAGCCATCTCATCCTCATTGTCGAGATCGACCCGGGCAATGCTTGGGAGCAACGCATGCTGCTCAGCATTCCAACCGGTTGCGCGCAAGGCGCAGGTGACGGTGGTCAATCCCAGCCGCTTCATGATCGTCAAATGGGATTCGCCGGCGTCAGCCAGTTCCTGGCCGAAGCCGTATTTCATGCCAGTTGACGTGAGTGGTTGCATACATCCGGCCGCCCGCCCGACGTTCTGAAGGGCGTCTTGGACTGCACGAGGTCTTAGGGCTTCGCCGTGCCGCCCGATAAACAAATGCGAGTCCCCACCCTCCGGACGGAATGGACACGCTGCCTGATACTTTTCGATCGCGTCCTGTGTTTCCGGACGGATCTGCTGCAGGTGGCCGTGTTGTAAATCACCCTTGCAAACCCAGACGGCGCTTTTGCCGTCCAGCTGCTTGAGTGCCTGGGGCATACGACAGATCTCGGATGGAGTTGCATTGGTATCCGCCATCACGAGCATCATCGCGTAGTCGCGCGCGACGACCCAGTTCGGCAAGGTCGGTTCCAATCCCGGGGATTCCGCTGCATGACTTGAATAGAAGAATTCAAAGGCAAGCTGCTGCTCGGCACGCGCCACAGGCTTCCGTGCAGCAGCGCGAGCATGACGGCGGCGGGCGCCGTAGCGAAGCATCCCACGCAAGGCGCTCGCGTCGACCACTCCAGCTTCAAACTTAATCAATGAGCGCCAGGCGGCGATCCGGTCATCGCAGGTGCTCGCAGAAAGTCCCTCGCTCCGCCACCGTTGTTCAAGCGATTCAAGGTCCTCTTCGAGGGGGCACTTCAATACGCGGCTTGTATTTTCCCAGTGCTTTGGGTGCAAATCGCGATAAATCGCAACGATCGCCCGACGCTTCAGACTGACTGTAGCGGGGGCGAAGCCACGAATTTCGAGATCACAAAGCCAGCGTGAGACAACCACGGCCAGCGGCCCCGGAAGGTCCAGGATAACGTCGTGTCGAATCTCGTCGTCAAACAGCTGCATACTGAGATTATTTTCGATTTCCTAGCCAGAACAAGCGGGCTGTGCGCGACGAACGTAGTCCTTTGCAGGGTTTTCGTTAGAATGGTTAAATCGAATCGAGCGCGAGAGCTTACAGCTTGCTGCGCAGCGGGGATCCAAGCGCGTCCAAAACACGCGTC encodes:
- a CDS encoding site-specific integrase, with the protein product MQLFDDEIRHDVILDLPGPLAVVVSRWLCDLEIRGFAPATVSLKRRAIVAIYRDLHPKHWENTSRVLKCPLEEDLESLEQRWRSEGLSASTCDDRIAAWRSLIKFEAGVVDASALRGMLRYGARRRHARAAARKPVARAEQQLAFEFFYSSHAAESPGLEPTLPNWVVARDYAMMLVMADTNATPSEICRMPQALKQLDGKSAVWVCKGDLQHGHLQQIRPETQDAIEKYQAACPFRPEGGDSHLFIGRHGEALRPRAVQDALQNVGRAAGCMQPLTSTGMKYGFGQELADAGESHLTIMKRLGLTTVTCALRATGWNAEQHALLPSIARVDLDNEDEMASKLARRFMAYLLQQTEMGIYTIAAYGGDAEKFLTFVAKQGLEPYEIDRTTIDGFSATLLNTQAKATAARAVLSVNWLLRFMSHESLIAFNAVTGLIEPIARDEEPVLTSPSLVDAALSRLDATPDCCSTSLATALVSLAGIEGLTLDELRSLTRAEACTAFSSGPTAWRIKRFIGLTPDIPAELPLAYLPTQRADTPARITVRRLLAKELGQIGFSAMTPRQLRGSAIVRKLQSEPDLGEVARWARLANPDRLIPYIKALESLRDRAANDNAEAPAARTAA